A stretch of DNA from Cellulomonas xiejunii:
TCCCAGCGGTCGCCCGGTGGCGGTCAGCTCGCGCGGCCCCGCAGGAACGCCCGCATGCGCTCCTTGCCGACCGCGGCGATCGCGGTCAGGGGGATACCCGCCGGGCACACCAGCGCGCACTCTCCGTACGTGGAGCACGGCCCGAAGTCGTGCTCCATCTGGTCGACCATCGCCACCGCACGCCGTCCGCGCTCCTGGCGCGTCTGCGGCAGCGCCGCCAGGTGCGTCAGCTTGGCGCCGGTGAACAGCGACGCCGAGCCGTTGGGGCACGCCGCCACGCACGCGCCGCAGCCGATGCAGGCCGCAAAGTCGAGGGCCATCTCGGCGGTCTCGTGGTCGATGCGGGTCGTGTCGGCGTCGGGCGCGGTACCGGCGTCGACGGCCACGTGCCCACCGGCCTGGATGACGCGGTCGAGCGCCGAACGGTCCACCACGAGGTCCTTGACCACGGGGAACGCCGCAGAGCGCAGCGGCTCGAGGACGATGTGGTCGCCGTCGGCGAACGAGCGCACGTGCTGCTCGCACGACGGGGTGTTCGCCTCCGGGCCGTGAGGGCGCCCGTCGACGTTCACGCCGCAGCACCCGCAGATGCCCTCACGGCAGTCGGACTCGAACGCGACCGGTTCGCGGCCCTCCTCGACCAGCTGGTCGTTGAGCCGGTCCAGCAGCTCCAGCAGGGTCATCTCCGCCGTCGCGTCGGTGACGACGTACGACTCGAACGCGCCGGGCGATGCGGCGTCGGGCTGACGCCAGACGTCAAGGGTGAGCTTCACGCGTAGTTCCTCGTCTGCAGCGGCACGGCCTGGAACGTGAGCGGTTCGTCGTGCCGGACGAACCGTCCGTCGGTGGCGTCGGGAGCCGGTGACTCCCACGCCGAGACCCGGCACCACGCCGCGTCGTCGCGCAGCGCCTCGCCGTCGGGTGTCTGGTGGTCGGCACGGAAGTGCGCGCCGCAGCTCTCGTCCCGGTCGAGCCCGTCGACGCACAGCAGCTCGGCCATCTCGAGGTAGTCCGCGACGCGGCCCGCACGCTCGAGCTCCTGGTTGAGTGCCGTCCCCTCCCCCAGGACGCGCACGTCACGCCAGAACTCCTCGCGCAGCGCGCGGATCTCGGTGATGCCCTGGGAGAGGCCCTCAGGCGTGCGGCTCACGCCGGCGCAGCGGTAGAGGATCTCTCCCAGCCGGCGGTGGAACCGGTCCGGACCCTGCGTGCCCTCGTTCTTCAGGAGCCGCTGCGTCCGCGCCTCGACCGCCTCGACCGCGTCGAGCACGGCGTCGTCGTCCAGCGCCAGCGGGGGTGTGCCCAGCAGGGGTGCCAGGTACCCGGGCACCGCGTACGGCAGGGTGAACCACCCGTCGACGCACGCCGAGAGCAACGAGTTGGCGCCCAGTCGGTTGGCCCCGTGGTAGCCCCAGCCGACCTCTCCCCCGACGAACAGCCCGGGGACCGACGTCATCAGGTCGTAGTCGGACCACAGCCCGCCCATGGCGAAGTGCGCGCCCGGTGCGATGCGCATGGGGGTGCGCAACGGGTCGTCCCCCGTCGCCTGCTCGTACATGTGGAACAGGTTCGAGTACCGCGACATCACGGTCGCGCGCCCCAGCCGCGCGATCGCGTCGGCGAAGTCGAGGTAGACCGCGTTCTTCAGCGGGCCCACCCCGAAGCCGGCGTCGATGCGCTCGCGTGCGGCCCGCGACGCGACGTCGCGCGGCGTGAGGTTGCCGTACGTCGGGTAGCGACGCTCGAGGTAGTAGTCCCGCTCGTCCTCGGGGATGTCGGCGGGCGCTCGGTCGTCGTCGGCGCGCACCGGGACCCAGATCCGGCCGTCGTTGCGCAGGGACTCCGACATGAGGATCGTCTTGGACTGCCACTCGCTCATCAGCGGCAGCGCCGTGGGGTGGAACTGGATGAACGACGGGTTGGCGAAGTGGGCACCCCGCTTGTGGGCGCGCCACGCGGCCGTCGCGTTCGAGTTCTTCGCCAGGGTCGACTTGCAGTAGATGTTCCCGTAGCCCCCCGTGGCCAGGACGACGGCGTGCGCGGTGACCGCGCGGACCTCGCCCGTGACCAGGTCGCGCACGACGATGCCCTGCGCGCGGCCGTCCGCGACGACGAGGTCGAGCATCTCCTGGCGCGTGTGCAGCGTGACCGTCCCGCGGGCCACCTGCCGCAGCAGCGCGTTGGCCCCTGCGACCTGCAGCTGCTGGCCCGTCTGCCCGCGCGTGTAGTACGTCCGCGAGACCTGCACACCGCCGAAGGACCGGGTGGCGAGCTCTCCGCCGTACTCGCGCGCGAAGGGCGCACCGATCGCGTTCATGTGGTCGATGACGCGGACCGACTCCTGACCGAGCCGGTAGGCGTCGGCCTCGCGCCCACGGAAGTCCCCGCCCTTGACGGTGTCCTTCACGAACCGGTGGACGGAGTCGTTGTCGACCTTGCGCGCCCGTGCGGCGTTGATGCCGCCCTGCGCGGCGACCGAGTGCGCACGACGCGGGGCGTCGTGGATGGTGAAGCACTCCACCTGGTAGCCCAGCTCACCGAGCGCGGCCGCGGCACCCGCTCCGGCCAGGCCGGTCCCGACGACGATCACGGTGAACTTGCGACGGTTGGCGGGCGCGACCAGGTCGTAGTGCAGCCGCCGGTCGTCCCACGCCTGCTCGGCGGGCACGTCGGGGACCTTGCCGTCGAGCGGGCTGCCGACGGTGCGTACCGCCTCGGGTTCGAGCACAGGCGTCGTCTCCCTCTGGGTGGTGTCCGGCCGGGTCGTGTCGTCGGTCATGCCACGACTCCCGTCAGCACGGCGATCGGGATGACGAGGTTCCCCACGAGGATCAGGAGCCCGACGATCCCGGCGACCGCGGCGCCGGTGGCGCGCAGCCGGCGGCCGGTCGCGCCCAGGTCGTTGACCACGCTCCACAGGCCGTGCGCGAGGTGCAGCGTCAGGGTGCCGATCGCGAGGATGTAGAACGCCGCGACCGCAGGCCGCTGGAACGAGCTCACGATGTTGGCGTACGCCTGGCCGGCGACGAACTCGTCCGTCGCGGCGGGCTGGGTCCCGGTCGTGATGTCCAGGACGTGGAAGACGACGAAGAGCAGCAGGACCGTGCCGGTGACGAGCATGCTGCGCGCCTGGAAGC
This window harbors:
- a CDS encoding succinate dehydrogenase/fumarate reductase iron-sulfur subunit translates to MKLTLDVWRQPDAASPGAFESYVVTDATAEMTLLELLDRLNDQLVEEGREPVAFESDCREGICGCCGVNVDGRPHGPEANTPSCEQHVRSFADGDHIVLEPLRSAAFPVVKDLVVDRSALDRVIQAGGHVAVDAGTAPDADTTRIDHETAEMALDFAACIGCGACVAACPNGSASLFTGAKLTHLAALPQTRQERGRRAVAMVDQMEHDFGPCSTYGECALVCPAGIPLTAIAAVGKERMRAFLRGRAS
- a CDS encoding fumarate reductase/succinate dehydrogenase flavoprotein subunit, whose translation is MTDDTTRPDTTQRETTPVLEPEAVRTVGSPLDGKVPDVPAEQAWDDRRLHYDLVAPANRRKFTVIVVGTGLAGAGAAAALGELGYQVECFTIHDAPRRAHSVAAQGGINAARARKVDNDSVHRFVKDTVKGGDFRGREADAYRLGQESVRVIDHMNAIGAPFAREYGGELATRSFGGVQVSRTYYTRGQTGQQLQVAGANALLRQVARGTVTLHTRQEMLDLVVADGRAQGIVVRDLVTGEVRAVTAHAVVLATGGYGNIYCKSTLAKNSNATAAWRAHKRGAHFANPSFIQFHPTALPLMSEWQSKTILMSESLRNDGRIWVPVRADDDRAPADIPEDERDYYLERRYPTYGNLTPRDVASRAARERIDAGFGVGPLKNAVYLDFADAIARLGRATVMSRYSNLFHMYEQATGDDPLRTPMRIAPGAHFAMGGLWSDYDLMTSVPGLFVGGEVGWGYHGANRLGANSLLSACVDGWFTLPYAVPGYLAPLLGTPPLALDDDAVLDAVEAVEARTQRLLKNEGTQGPDRFHRRLGEILYRCAGVSRTPEGLSQGITEIRALREEFWRDVRVLGEGTALNQELERAGRVADYLEMAELLCVDGLDRDESCGAHFRADHQTPDGEALRDDAAWCRVSAWESPAPDATDGRFVRHDEPLTFQAVPLQTRNYA